A part of Sulfurimonas sp. genomic DNA contains:
- a CDS encoding ABC transporter substrate-binding protein: MKKVYKNVMLMLFFIMAFGQNLAANEQVELKKHFLKKIDEVILVVEDKKLSKDSRNGNIIKCLTPMFDFELMAKLSLGNKWKELSKENQDKFVALYVERMKQSYSSKIDAYKDEKVEVKKIDQSQEGRIAFVTDLVSKEQKLEIVYKFHKPKEKRNDKDSWLIYDVEILGVSILKTDIAQFKEFLQTKSITELIDALSKQS, translated from the coding sequence GGACAAAATTTGGCAGCAAATGAGCAGGTAGAATTAAAAAAGCATTTTTTAAAAAAAATTGATGAGGTTATTTTAGTAGTTGAAGATAAAAAATTATCTAAAGACAGCAGAAATGGAAATATCATAAAGTGTTTAACACCGATGTTTGATTTTGAGCTTATGGCAAAACTTAGCTTAGGAAATAAGTGGAAGGAACTTTCAAAAGAGAATCAGGATAAGTTTGTTGCTCTTTATGTAGAGAGAATGAAACAGTCATATTCATCAAAAATAGATGCCTATAAAGATGAAAAAGTTGAAGTTAAAAAGATAGACCAATCGCAAGAGGGTAGAATTGCTTTTGTAACAGATCTTGTCAGTAAAGAGCAAAAACTTGAAATTGTCTATAAGTTTCATAAACCTAAAGAGAAGAGAAACGATAAAGACAGTTGGTTAATATATGATGTGGAAATTTTAGGAGTTAGCATACTTAAAACGGATATAGCTCAATTTAAAGAGTTTTTACAAACAAAAAGCATAACCGAACTAATTGATGCTTTATCTAAGCAATCATAG